The region TATTTCAAAGCTCTTTTTGTGCAAATGGGGGCAGCGCTGATGTATGAACCAGCTTCCCAGCTTTCGTGAGATTCTCTTGTGCAAGCGAGGATGACCCCAGTTCGACAGTAGCATAGCCCTTTGCTCTAATGTGGAGGTTTAAAGGCCTTGCAGCACACAGGGTGTTTTTTTCggagagaaaagaagtaatttaaGTGCTTCTCTCTTTGCacattcactttttattttgtcattaaatattgtcatatttatttatcattACATAagtcaataaatatttcatctcGTGTTTTCATTCTCCTAATTACTCTGAGGTGCATGAACTTCACTGTCTGACTcttaccatttatttttcttccattctatTACAAAGGACCTTTTTCACAGCATGGTTGTATCACTTAGTCTTTAATCTATTCACTGTATACCCTAATTCCAGGTTATATTTAAGTACTCCACAAATTTTGCTCCAGTTTTGACATGGCAGGTTAAAACAATATTGACACTCTGTCTTTTGGGGTGACAGAGGTACTGCATGTTCAACGAATATGACACAGGGGTGAAGAACCCCTGtcttaaataattcttttgatGGAAGTTCAAAGATTTCAAGGtctgttttttactttttctcctctgacaAAGCGTAAGGAAACATTTATGCATTTAGGCTAGATAAGTGCTGAGTCGCTCAGCAATGCGTTCAGTCACTAGTAATGcgtaatttttgtttcagaattcCTTGAGATATCTTGAATGCCACTTCatcatatttttctatattctaATCATAGCTGGTGTAAAAAAGGTGAACACGATGGTGCATATTTACCAGAGCAAATAGTCAAATTGTTGTTTATATTGACCACATGTACTGTACTAGAGACTGAATCTGGCCCAAATCATTAGTCAAATGATTAAGGCATTATGAAAAGTAGCttatttatacttttctttttaattataccCATAAGGCAAGTTCTGCAGTGCTCAGAgtacttgtttcttttcaggatCGATTCCGTATGCTGCGCAGGAACATTATAAAATAGTGATGTCAAACAAATTGTATTTGTGACAAAAATTTTGgaattcaaataaaacaagGGAGGGAATAGcttagtaaaaatatttattgaaaaactCCCAACAACAGTATTTGGCTGcattaaataagtaaaatgcTGAGCGTGACTATGGTAATCAGGATGCAAACAGCTAGTACCGTGAGCAGGATGATTCGGCAACATTTGGCatgtcttttttctctctctttcttttttaacaaggTGTCATACCCAGGAGTATAAATATCCCCCATCCAGAACTGCAGATCATCCGgattttcctaaaagaaaaatcagaacacAAACTCAGTTCCTCTGTCTTGCACATAAAGTCATTAGAAGACAGCTAGAAGTATTCTGGCTATCATCAGATTGCGATTAATGAATTTAAGGCATCATAACATAAATGTGAGAGACTTTCACGTGAATGTTGGTTTCCCTACTTGCCAGATGCTGCAAGTGTTGCTCCACTGGGGAAAATTAAGACCACACTTTTTAGCCAGGAACCAAACATAGGACATCAGCCATTGAAAAGCGATTAAAAGACCCAGAAGAAACCATGTCAAAGAAGAGATGCCAGTTTACAAATGTCAATATCTGAATTGCTTTCcaaaaaaaggaacagtaaaacaaaaaataaaatgcataaatcaCCTGTGTCAGCCCACAAGCAGGAAGGACTCTGCATGGTGTAGGCAAGGCGGAGGAAATGTATGTTCATTGCTAAACACAATGATGTTATTTAAAGGGATGTTTATGTTGTTATCTAGTATGTCAGGATCTCAGTTATGGATCTCCCCTCTATTTTCCTCACGTGAGATAAAAACTATACTGCACTCGTTTTatagatggggaaactgaggtaGGGGGTATTGCGGTTGAAGATTTACTCTAGTCACAGAGGTCGTCTTCAGCAGAACTGAAATTGCTGAAGTCTAACCAGAGACGTAGACTGTTTCTGATCAGACTCCTGTTCGTGTCATGTCTATACAGAAAAACATGTTCATATTCACTTCTGGAATCCCGCCAAGCAGAGAGCAGAACATGCTCTGTGGTGGGTCACGTATACGCACCGTCCTTAGCACGTCGTTTTTTGCTCAAATGCGCTTCAGCTGCACATTACCTTGATGTTGCTGGCCAAGTTGGAGTGCAGTGAATGCCTGTCGAAGTCTTGCGCCGTCCAGGAAGgagtctttttcttctcctcccagTCACCATCCACATGGCTATCACTGTACAAGGGGTTGCTTTTGATTGTGGATTTCAGGGTGACGGGCGTAATATGCTTCCCGAGTGCTTTGTCTATCATTTCTTGGCTGACACTGCTCAGTCCTAGGCCAGGCAGCTCCGtgacatttctcttttctctctgtaagaCACAAATTAGAGCAGAAGGTGGCTTTCATCTTCATTTGCCTATGACATAAGTCCTGTGCCAGAGTTATCATCTGCAACATAACAGcaccatttttaaaattacccATGCACCGATTCCTCTTGTCCTGGCAAACATCGATAGCGAAATAAGGGCACCTGACTGTTGGCTTTGTGCAGATTTCCTCCTTCCATGGAAAGCACACAGGTACAACATGAACGTCAAACCCTTCTGTTAATGTGAACCGGTGTGAGATGACGCTCGGGGGAAGAAGAGCCTCTGTGTTAGGAAGACAGGGCAAGGGAGCACCGCTGCAGAGCCTGCAGTGCTGACGGGGTGATGCAGAAGCAGAGCTGTAAGGACGACCGCTAAACAGAGCAGAGGGGGATATAAGGGCCGGCTTTCCTGGAGCTGCACCGCAAACAGCAGGGGCACGATTTGCCGCTTTGCTCGTGTTACTGAATGCTAAACCTGTGTCAGAACGTCGAAGGGGCCCTACGTTCGCCTGGAGGAAAAGGCCTCAGTTCAGGCACTGTCAGAACTGAAGGCTAATTAAAAACCTGAGCAGCACCCCAGTAACAGCTGTAATTAACTCAGACCACTTTTAGAAGAGAGGGATGGccatggaggaggagaaatgcCCCTGGTGGGATCTGATTTTTGGAGACCTCACAAGCTGCAGCTTACCACAGACAAAGTTTCTTCACAGCTGGCAAAGCTCCTGTTGCAGTTTTTTCCAGCCCACTTGCAAAGAGGAAGGCCATCAGACCATCCAGTTCAAGCTGTTCAACATTTCAGTTCACCACAATATTTTCCTCCCCGAAACTTTGAATTAATCTGTTACTGCTTTGCCGTTCCAGCCTTTTGCCAGCTTGCCCAGCAGATCTATTTCTGACACAGCCATTGCCTCAGACTACTGCCTACCCAGTGTCTCAGGACTGCTCCTCAGCAGCGTAAGGTATCATCTCAGTGTAAATTAAGTTCTCCTTGTTAGCAAATAACACTTCCCCATTAGCTGCTTTGTTCCTAGGAACTTCAGTTTGAGAAAGCGGAGTCTCCGTCTGACGTCCCACCTCTTCCCACACaccggcgccggggctgccctgAAACCGCAACAACCGGTGCAGCTCCCCAAGCTGGTAGAAAACTATTTGCTCGAGTAATTCATCTTACAGGGCTGGGTGGGGTGAGACAAGCACAGAGGTGGCACACCAAGGGAGAGGGGCCGCAGCCGCTGGAGGCGGGGGTGAGCTTCCGCTTGCGGGGGGAGCCAGCTGCAATACCGGATCAGCGCGTACCTTATGCCTCAGCCCATGCTCACGCACAGGCGCGTGTGAGCCGGTCCGGCAGGTGCCGAACGGAGCGGAAGGACTGGTTTCCTTTAGGatggaaaagaggagaagagaaagcaacagCCTTCTTCTAAGCAACCCTGGGAGGAAGCGTCACGCTGGCACTCTTATCGCTAAATCATGCACAAGTGACTAAGCATGTTTCCCATCAATAATTATCATTAGTAGGTGGGTGGATCCtcagtgccctcccagtgcctctGTTAGTTCATAATTTCCACATGTTGTTCCTTAACCTTGCCATATCCCCTGACAATATTACTCTTTGCATTGCAGTTGCAGCTGGCACTGAAGCCTGCTGGATTCTGCTGGCCAGATTTCAGCTGAGCTGGTGTTTTTAACTGTCATTTCTTTCtgactgcattttattttattttatttatttctcatttaaaatttgtcagaGATCTTAATGATGCTTCCCTCAGGCTTGCTAGACAGTTGAACTTGGAGAACATTTCGCTGAAGAAGGCGAACTGTCTCACCAGGGGATGTTCAGTCTCCTTAGGCTAAAATATTGTGAAAAGAATGTGACTtgacagtaattttaaaagctgttttaaataaaaaaggctCCAAAACTGGGAATAAAAGGCATGATGCAAAATTTGTTCATCAAAAGAGTGCTTTGCAGCAAAACTTTTTGTTGCTCCATTGCCTCAGGACTACCTTCCTTCTCATGGGCAACAAGACATGAGAACGGGAGAATGTGGTACCCTGGAGGAAAGctagtaaagaaaaatgacaggaGAGGCAACAAGTTCTTACCATGAGAACTGGAAACTGGGTCAGGAGAAGGCTTGGAAGGGCAGACATAGGAGTGCCAAGTTAACATGGAGGATACGCTTCAGTGCTGCTGAGTGCTCAGTGGTGAAACTTTcgcagtaaaaaaaaaaaaggttcaagAAATGATATGGAGAAGCAGATTGCATGAaacttttcagtaaataaaagtgGTTTACCAGAATAAGTATTTATTAGCTCTTTCAAATTTCCTATATAAATTTTCCAAATTTCCGTTCATTGGATCTGACAGAGGATATGGTGAAAAAGCAACCGGGAAGATGCAGATGTGAATGCCAATAGGGCAGATGACTTGCTTCAAGGACTCTTCATGCCTGCGAACGCGAAGGGATGAAGGGCATCAGATGTGCTTTGCAGAGACGTGAAGTGGTGTCACGTGCCACAAAGCAACCTGGGAGCCAACCTGACGTGAACAGGAGGTCAGAAGATGGTCCTGAAAAATTAACCTTAAATGATAGGACTCAGGAACAGCAATATTAGAGCAAAGGAGATGTTCATACTACTTTCATTATAGAGTGTCTGGAGTACTTCTGTCCTAATAAATAACTATTTACTTGAAGAAAGCTGTTTTGCCCATCTTTCATTACCGAGATCTGCAGGGTTGCAAGTACATTACAAACTGCTGTATGGAGTCAGACCAAAGCTCCTGCCAACCTTGCAGCTGGCGTCTGGCTGTGGCCAGTTGCAGATGTCTAGAGAAGGATAAGGGAACAGTGGAAGTATGTAATGCCGGTCCAAGCCAAGGGACAAACAAGTGGCTGTAACCCAGAACCTAGCTAAGAGGTGAAAAATCTCTTGTCTTGCCAACTTGAAACACATGCAAAGGGACAACCTGAGACACAAGCATTAGGCTTAGCTGAGAGACCAGGAGAAGGTAGGAGTGCAGCTAGCATGGGCACTAGAATATATGCGGTGACAAAGTTTGTAGAGGGTTGTGAATTCCTGAGCACCAAGAGCAGTGAAAAGAAGTAGCACGGCATTCAAAAGCAAAGTGCTCTTGCAGAGATAGGGAAAAGTGGGGAACacagacaggaaagaaaggtcTGGGAATTCCAGCAAATGACCTGATAGACTAAAGGAGCGATGCAGCTCGGCTAGCAGCAGATAAAAAGACGATTAATTGAGTGTCTTCGGAGCGCTAAAAACATAATGTGAGGTGGAGAGTCCAGCAGGACTGAAAGCTTTTGGAGCAATTGGAAAGCTATTTGAAAAAGAACCGGTCTGTGCCTTTTATGCTGCTTTTCGCAAGAGAGGGCCAAGATTTCTGAATTGTTTTACAAACtgtcttatttaaaatagatgatGAAAGTATACACTACTCAGACCCAGAAGAGGAACGCAAGGAGAAAGAGCAACATCTTTTTTGTCAGCAATTCAAATTGCTGGTACATAAAGCTGCTTCTTAGAATgcagataaattaaaaataaaaataaataataaaataaatacttttggTTGGGGGGAACCCCCTAAGCACTTAAGAACTCTTTCAGTTTGCACCGTCTCATGATAAAGGTCTGTAAGAGCccacaaataaatataaagtcACT is a window of Rhea pennata isolate bPtePen1 chromosome Z, bPtePen1.pri, whole genome shotgun sequence DNA encoding:
- the MINAR2 gene encoding major intrinsically disordered NOTCH2-binding receptor 1-like, which translates into the protein MDFSVLPNNNHPDKFLQLEVKSLVKNSAFLQASLAKFPEAALPGVQRWHNRVYLQREKRNVTELPGLGLSSVSQEMIDKALGKHITPVTLKSTIKSNPLYSDSHVDGDWEEKKKTPSWTAQDFDRHSLHSNLASNIKENPDDLQFWMGDIYTPGYDTLLKKKEREKRHAKCCRIILLTVLAVCILITIVTLSILLI